A portion of the Falco naumanni isolate bFalNau1 chromosome 9, bFalNau1.pat, whole genome shotgun sequence genome contains these proteins:
- the TSPAN15 gene encoding tetraspanin-15, whose amino-acid sequence MAAGDAEQVRYCGRLSYLCLKLTLITYSTTFWVIGALVLAVGIYAEVERQKYKTLESAFLAPAIILILLGIIMFLVSFVGVLASLRDNLCLLQAFMYILGICLLIELTGGVVALIFRNQTINFLNDNIRRGIENYYDDLDFKNIMDSVQKQFKCCGGEDYKDWSQNVYHNCGAPGPLACGVPYTCCVTNKTDLINTMCGYKTIDKERLSVQHVIYVRGCTNAVLIWFLDNYSIMAGVLLGILLPQFLGVLLSLLYITRVEDIITEHKLSERLFEEAGQRSAPEFAGAGCCMCYPG is encoded by the exons ATGGCGGCGGGGGACGCGGAGCAAGTGCGGTACTGCGGGCGGCTCTCTTACCTCTGCCTCAAGCTCACCCTCATCACCTACTCCACCACCTTCTGG gtgATCGGAGCCCTTGTCCTTGCTGTTGGGATTTATGCAGAAgttgaaagacagaaatacaaaactcTAGAAAGTGCCTTTCTAGCCCCAGCAATTATTTTGATACTTTTGGGCATTATAATGTTCCTGGTATCTTTTGTGGGTGTACTGGCTTCCTTAAGAGACAATTTATGCCTTCTGCAAGCA ttcATGTACATTCTTGGCATCTGTTTGCTGATCGAGCTGACTGGTGGCGTGGTGGCCCTGATCTTCAGAAACCAG ACAATCAACTTTTTGAATGATAATATTAGAAGAGGAATTGAGAATTACTACGATGATTTAGACTTCAAGAACATCATGGATTCTGTTCAAAAGCAg TTTAAGTGCTGTGGTGGGGAAGATTATAAAGACTGGTCACAAAATGTGTACCACAACTGTGGGGCGCCAGGACCACTGGCCTGCGGGGTGCCCTATACTTGCTGCGTCACGAATAAG acagaCCTTATCAACACTATGTGCGGATACAAAACCATTGACAAAGAG CGCTTGAGTGTTCAGCATGTTATATATGTCCGGGGATGCACGAACGCAGTGCTGATTTGGTTTTTGGACAACTACAGCATCATGGCCGGTGTGCTGCTCGGCATATTGCTACCCCAG TTCCTGGGAGTGTTGTTATCCTTGCTTTACATAACCCGGGTGGAAGATATCATCACCGAGCACAAGCTGAGCGAAAGGCTGTTTGAAGAAGCGGGGCAGAGATCTGCCCCCGAgtttgcaggagctggctgctgtaTGTGTTACCCAGGGTGA